The DNA window CTACGACAAGGTAGAAGCTGTGAATAGTCTTAAAGGAGCAGGCTACAGCGTAAAAGCAGCTTGTGAAACCCTAGGTGTTCCACGCAGCAGCTATTACGCATCATTGCAGCGCAATCCTACGGCCGAAGGGACAGAGGAACACGAAAATACCATAGGTAACGACGGCAGCGCTGGGAACGATAGGCTGAGGCTGCTTGAAGAGATAAAAGCAATTAAAGTAAATCATCCCTTTTGGGGTTACAGGCGAGTTACGGCGTACTTAAGACACCGTAAGGGCATAAATGTAAATTGGAGTTGCCCCACTTTACTGGACACTTTCAAGCTTAGTCTTTAAGCTGTTTCTGACTTTTCGTGTTCGTCAAACCACCTCCGCTCAAATTCATCTGGGCTTAAGCACCAGAGCGTCGAATGCCGCCTAATCTTATGCAACCTACCTCGATGCACTCGAAGACGGCGTTTTTAAGCTCTCCTCGCCTTGGCCAACTGTTCCTGCCCGAGCAATCTAGCCTTGAGTGTAGCGTAAAAGCTTTCAGCTACTGCAAGTACAAGCGCATCTCCGACAAAGCCCATGGAGCCCAATAGAGGTGCCTCCTTCACCCTATCGGTGAAGACGATAGAGGTATATTGAAAACCTCGAGGTCTTGAGTGGTGAATCACCCCTCTATGATGGCGTCTGCGTTTAATT is part of the Acetomicrobium sp. S15 = DSM 107314 genome and encodes:
- a CDS encoding IS3 family transposase; translated protein: MNSLKGAGYSVKAACETLGVPRSSYYASLQRNPTAEGTEEHENTIGNDGSAGNDRLRLLEEIKAIKVNHPFWGYRRVTAYLRHRKGINVNWSCPTLLDTFKLSL